CCTCTGCGGCAGCCACGAATGTGGCCGAATTGAAATAGTAAGGCTTGATCTCGCAGCATTTCCCATCGCGGAAACGGAACATTTCCAGCAATTGGGCTGGTGCGAGATCGGGATCGGCAAAGCGCATTTGCAGGATCGTGATCGCGCAATCGCCGCTCGCCACAGTCTGTTCGCGTTCCAGCGCCACCACATCGACGGTGCCCATCACGGTGACGAACAGTTCATGCAGCGCGTTCTTGCCGCGATAGACCCCCGCCATCGGCAGCGTATCCGCTTCGGAGACGAAGAAAT
This genomic window from Caenibius tardaugens NBRC 16725 contains:
- a CDS encoding nuclear transport factor 2 family protein produces the protein MAMTSEEMIRFVDDLYDATGTGDWDRAASMLTDDFFVSEADTLPMAGVYRGKNALHELFVTVMGTVDVVALEREQTVASGDCAITILQMRFADPDLAPAQLLEMFRFRDGKCCEIKPYYFNSATFVAAAEAKRRQTA